A window of Oryza glaberrima chromosome 2, OglaRS2, whole genome shotgun sequence genomic DNA:
GTGACCACAATTTGTGTGCCCTCTCTATTTGGCAAAGGTAGGCAATAATTTGTGTGCTCTCTCTATTTGGCAAAGGTAGGCAATAGACTTACCAAACTTTTGGGGACAAAATTTGAATGGCAATATCTGACCAAAATTTTGGTGGCTTAGCCTATCTCCATgcccatataaaaaaaatattggtaaaaccaaaacatgtttttttgctACTTTTTTCTCTAGGCACACATTTAGTCACGGTTATTAGATTTCAAATGGACTTatagatgatatatatataattatagaaGACCTTAGTTTTGTATGATGCACAACAAGGGCGAGGTATGAACCCATGATGGCATAAAAATCCATTGCCTAGTAAGATTTAAGAATGTGCCACCTTTTGAATTTATGATTATAAAGATTTAAGTACAAGAGAGGAGGCCCTATTGGACATATGAGCTTAGTTCCAAGAAGATCGTTATGAGTGGATTTTTACAGCGGATGAAGAAACATGGTATTTACCATACTAAAGTTTATAAACCGAAGAGTATCCCAATCACCCAAACAACCAAACAATACTTGTTTGAATATCCACCATAAAAAGTTTGGTTCACTTTCATGCCACAAAAAATGTTGAAGCCATCTCAGATCAGACATATCACTTTGTTCCCTTCCACCCAAACTCCTGACTCACTAATGTTGACTCATGCCTAGGCCATGTTCCATCTAGTCTACTACCTAAACCCAGTCGTTCTGTGCTCCTTTGGTCCTTCCCCAGAATTCTGTTCCTGCATCATCTTCACAGTTAATGTCCTGCAGGTATGATGTTTGTGTACCCACTCAAAATTATAAGGACATAATTACTCCTAAGAGACCAAATATAGGACTACATACATGATTAAATAGCTAATACACGATCTTCCTCATAATATCGCCTGCTGCATTCATCAGCAAAAATGAGCAAAGCTCACTGAAATCCTTAGCTCCTGTCTTTAACATACTCAAACTGGGAAGTTAGTGGCCATGGCAGCATGACTGGAGCGATAGGTTGTGCCTCTTACATATGGTTGCGATGGAGTCACTATCTCAGCATGGAAGAGCACAGTGAGGGTGAAATCATTTGATATGACACTGATTCTCACTTAGCAGGGAGGGCGCAGTGATGTGCTTGTAGATGGACATGGCATTTTGGAGATTGCGGGGTACTAGGAGTAAGAAAGTAGGTAATGCAGTGGCTCAAGAGACAAGCGGAGCTTCAGTGAAGAAAGAGTGTAGGGAGGAGCAGGTCTGGTTGAGCCATTAAATATGATGGGGGCCTGGTGATAAGTTGCCATCAGAGACTTTGGATGGAAGGTACCATAGTGGTATCAGAGAGTTGCGAAGCTTTGGTTGTTTTTGGTGAACTAGACTTTTTATGGTATttatgaaaaacaaaaacatttcGGGCTCCTTGGAAGTTGAATGCTGAAATTTCACAGGAGTTTCATAGAGGCAGTTTACATCCAACAggaatcaggaaaaaaaattccatgttcAAAGGAGACCTTAGGTTATATACTTGATGTTCTCCTTAAAAAGCCATGCAAATAGGGATGGATAATGAGCAAGTTTGGCTCGTTAGACTTGGCTGGTCAGGTTCATTATGATAAGGAGCCAACTTGGATCAGCTCATTAACCTTAACGAGCTAAAAGACTGGCTCGGCTTATTTTGCTAACTTGAGCTGGCTCGTTAGCAAGCTAGAAATGTTCAAACATGTCATGTACAATTTAATATTTAccaatttatcatatattagCAAAATAGTAGCaccaagttatcatatattagtaaaatatttattaaatataaaaggATATGAAGTAATTCTGACATTAAGTAATACAAATAGAATGGTCTTTTATACAAACATGCTTAATGAGTAGCTGGCAAACTGGCTGGCTTGGTATTGGCTGATTAAGCTAACGAGCTAAACAGCCAGTTTGGCTTGGCTTGTTTACAACATGAGTTCAAGCTGAACTGGTCCACGAGCTTTGAGCGTTTTGTTCACCCCTACATGGGAACTCCAAAAAGGGTACATATGCAACATGCCCTTAGGGGCATGCTATTCTACAAGTAGGTCAATTGATTAGTGTTGTCAAGAAAAGTAGGCTCCTATTTACATGATTGCATCACAGCCATATGGTACTAGTGGCGCtcaaatatatgttttcttaactTTGGATATACATTGAGCACCAAAAGAGGTGTAAGCAAGTTACTTTTGACCAAACTATGCACCTTTTTTAGGAAACTGTCAGTCATACATTTCAAGCAAACCAGTACTTTATGCCATAATTTATGTGATTCCCATACTTTTGTATTGACCTTTTCTTTCTCAATTTTGGTAAAGAATTTGAGCACTTGACCTAGTCCTGCATTAATAAGAAGACTGAATTGTGCGATGGATCCCATTCCTTGGAATATGAAGTAGTTCTATAAGTCTGTGCTTACACAATCATGATGGCCTCTTATTCTAGTTTTTTCCTGCATCCTATTTTGACTGCCTTAAAGGCTTAAACATACCATGTTTGTTCAACATGCAATCATGACCGAATATATCAGAGTTTACAATGTGATCTCTTTTGCTGGAATATGGGACAATTAATTTTATCTCCAATGTTTAAATTTCCATCTCTTTACAAGAATCATTTATTCTCTTTGGACTCATTATTTGACATGCTACCTTGGTTAACGTAATGTCCGAAAAATTTGTGACAGAGAAGATGGTAAACTGAAATGTGGATATTCAAGTTTTAGAGGGAAGAGAGCCACCATGGAGGATTTCTATGATGTAAAGTTAACTGAAATCGATGGACAGGCTGTTAGCCTATTTGGTGTATTTGATGGTATGGTTTCCATCTTTCCTTGTCTACTTTCGTGATTCCGTGCCcaccatgtttttcttttgaagatTTGGTGCATTAGGTCATGGAGGACCACGTGCTGCTGAGTATTTGAAGGAAAATTTGTTCGAAAATCTTCTGAAACACCCTGAGTTCCTGACAGATACAAAGCTTGCCATAAGTAATTTTTCTCTTTGATTCTTACCTTTCCAGTTCTCtgttcacctttttttttaaaaggttgCTAATGATTATTATCTTCtcaacttttgaaaaaaaaaatcaaaacataacAACAGGTGAAACATATCAGAAAACAGATACAGATTTCTTAGAATCAGAATCCAATGCCTTCAGGGATGATGGTTCAACAGCTTCCACTGCAGTTTTGGTGGGTGGCCATCTATATGTAGCAAATGTTGGTGATTCCCGTGCTGTTGTTTCAAAAGCTGGTAAAGGTATGTAACAATACATGCTTGTTGGATGTAGTTTTTCATCTGAACAACCACTTGGATTCTTATCATTGATATCTGCTTAATGTTTCTAAATTTCCCAGCATTGATGTTTTTGTTGAAGAAGTTTGGTACCTAATGTCTCATATAAACCCCCCTTGGCCCTTCTGCTAACGATTATTTCCTGTACCATAATTTAAGGCTAGTGACAAGGGTTGCTTATTTTCTAGACATTCTGGATCTGATATCTAGGTGGGATCTGAATTGGTAACTTAATTACTGAACTCTTGAAAGAACTAAGTTTACCTGCATGGTGCTGTTTCTAATTTGCTTGGGCATGTTTGGTTTCCCTTCCCAACCTGGCTAGCCTTGGTTCACTCTACAAAAGTGCACATGGGAGTCCGGTTTCAATActttctagtttttttattcaGTTTATATTTGTCTTCCCCACCCATCCATTAACACCTAAAGTGCCCATGGGACTCCTGTTTCaatattttctagttttttttattcagtTTATATTTGTCTTCCATACCCATCCATTAACACCTAAAGATTTTCACTTATTCGTTTTTTCTAGCTATGGCACTGTCAGAAGATCACAAACCTAACAGGAGTGATGAGCGGAAGAGAATTGAAAATGCAGGAGGAGTTGTCATTTGGGCTGGTAAGCTAAATCTTCATTCTTGGATGCACTGGGCATAGTTTGCCTTTGTAAGCTCACATGGACAAGGCAGGTTGCACAAGGCTTGTCCATTTGGTGCCTTCTGATCTCCTTGTAGTTTATGTTAGGTTCTCTATGTCATACCTGGGTTGTTTAGCATAGCAGCCTTATTTACCTAAAAACATGCCATCTctgtatatatttttctgtttgttttttaaaagtGAGTTTATTCCCAGGTACTTGGAGGGTAGGAGGTGTACTGGCAATGTCGCGTGCATTTGGCAATCGTCTACTGAAGCCATTTGTGGTGGCAGAGCCTGAAATTCAGGTATCTTATTGCACTTAATCATGCTATGATTTGAAGGCCTCATTTTATGTAGTTTAACCTACTCTAGTTAAAGGCTTAGCCTAGTCTAGATGAAAGTCAGAATAGGAGGTATTTGCAGTTCAACTTGTCTCTTTGTATGACTCCTCTGCTGTATAATTCTGATCATGACCATATAGCTTGTTTGTGAAGCTTGATTAATGTCTTAAGAAATTACAGGAAGAACTTGTCAATGAAGACTTGGAATGCCTCGTTCTTGCTAGCGATGGACTTTGGGATGTCGTGGAAAATGAGGTAATAAACCACCAAGCACATTATCTCAACCTGAAAACGATTCGAATTTCTCAATGAAACCACTGCTGCTTATGTAGCATTGAACAAAGCATCACTTTATTGTCTTCTCTGTCTGATCTGGGTATACATTTTTAATGATTGCTAAATTCTCTGATAATTCTGTTTACCAAAATAGGAAGCTGTTTCCCTTGCGAAAACAGAAGACCTGCCTGAGTCAGTGGCTAGGAAACTCACGGAAATAGCCTATTCTCGAGGCAGCGCTGACAACATTACATGCATCGTGGTGCAATTTCACCATGATAAAACTGAATAATAAGATGGGACTAGAGCTGATGAAAGGTTGAAGGTTTTTCTACTTCAAGCTACTTTCCAGCAGTCCAACCACAGAGGGGGTTCCCCAGGAGATGTTGCTCCTGTAGCAATTGCTAAGGATTGTTTCGTTGATTCTTTTCCTTGTGTAGGaatcatttttttgttttcagaGGTGTTACGAACAGAAAATTTTATTTCGAGTGTAACACACAGTTTTAATTGGATGGATACTAATAAATCAATTGCTTGTTTACCTAATTACCTGCCATTATGGGCATGGCATATAATTCTCGATGATATATAGTTCTTTTTTGGCAATAGTAGGGTACATAGGTCTGTTTAATGTTTTGCATGGTCCGAATTTCAACAAGCTTAATGTTGATTCTGGGCCGAACTTGTGTGGATCCTTTGGTCCATTTAACGTTAGTGACGGGCCAAATTTAACTATGCTCATATGCATAATAACTTATCAATAGCCGAAGCAAAGCGATACAACAATTGCGGTTTAGCGTACACCCCAATGATAAAATGGTGAGATTAGGCCCGCAAACAACATTATTTGGCCTAAGCTTGTTGTAACTAAATTTAGCCCACCCTCACATTAACCGGGTAGAATTAAGCACTGTCATACACAGGCCGGATTTACTCATTAAACAATCTGAAGCTGGTTAAAACAGGCCCTAAAACTGCTAAATCAGACCGACAAATGACGATTACCGTCCTAGTTAAACATGCCGAATTTAGCTAACTTCGGCTTAATCGTAAGTTTACTGGGCCGGAGACACCAGTCACCTTAGAGCACTGATCACACGCATGAACACAATgatttcagagaaaaaaaaccttTCAGTACAGGCAAGATTTCAGAGAAGCTTGTGTATCAGATACAAACTGTCATACTCTGGACCATATCTTCTCCGGTCGAGAGGATAGCTATGTAGGAGTAACTCCAAAATCAAGATGCAATAGTCTACAGAAAGAACAGTCCAACGAAGGATTACAATCTTTTTCTTTAACAATTGGCATTTTCTAGTGCTCTGAGCTGTATCTTTTATGCGTTATTGCATTTCCTGTTGGCCATGAACAAAAGCAACAACACTcaaaagtacaaaaaaaaaaaagagttcagtGATAACACACAGGAGAAGAAGGCCAGACATAACAAGACAGGAAAACAATGTTACTTCTCAATGAAAATAACCAAGCACTTGCCCGCCCACATTCTGCTTAATTGCTTCCTCATGATCCAGTACACCATTTGGAGTTGTGATCACGACATAGCCCCACTGCATGACAAACAGCGCACTGAGTCAGCAATAATACACTATGTAAAATAAGGGGTGTAGAAGTGATAATGAATTGAGTTACGACGATAACTCAATCACAAAAACGCTAGGTAACACCAATTAGTTGCTTAATATTAATGAAAGTGGGCaaaaaaaaccatgtttttGCGAGAAATCAAATTTGCCAATGTGGCCTATCACCCTGAAGGGATAGCCAATGGTCCATGGATCTTATCATTTGCTTTGCTTTCTGAAAGGGACTTTGCATCAGTGACACTTAACAAACATGCTAGTTATAATTCTTCTCATCATCCATATTCTATCAATTCAGCtccttaaaaatatttttcaaaatggATTTTACACTGCCATGTTGAAAGAGTTTGCTGTGTCAGAAAATAATTGCAACAAAGAAGATACAGTACGATCGTGTTAACTACAAACATCAATTATGAAGTTTTCTAAGGAATTAAATGTTCATGATACTAAGATATTGTAGGCTACTGTCTGATCtagttaaatattttgttgCTCCTATACATGATTTACTTTACATGATTGACATTACATACATTCCGTTACTTTCAACAAGAGAGTACATAAAATATCTAGCATTTAAAACCAAGAACTTATAGGAACTTCAGCTTCTTAATTCTCCAAGACACTGTTTGCAGTGTAAAAAAGGATAAGAAGAATAGTCCAACAACTAACTAAATATTTCAATGGTCACAAATTAGTAGATGGAATACCTGCCGTGTAGGAAGCATCCGAACTCTGTATTGTTCTATTTCCTTGGCTCTAATATCCTGCCTATAAGTAAGAGCCTTACAATCTTTAATCCTTCCATGAAGCTCTACATTGATTTTTCCAACTCTATGGGGATCGATGACCTCAAACTTTTTAATGTACCCTGTAAAATATTAAAAGCCCAAATGTCAGAAAAAAACTAGACAGGCAACATATGTGGGCTAAACAAATGGAGGGCACCGAGCAATATCAGaatatttccttttgtttttcgcATGAAGAAGCCAAAATACAAGGAGAAAACAGGCGAGTCAGTATGCCAAGTATCATTTTGTTTTCCTTGGGTCTGTTATCGGTTTATTGCGGTGCATAATTTCAAGTGACCGGTGCAATGCAAACACTCTTTAACTTGTCGTTAGATGAAATGGGTATAAGAAGCTCAAGCACAGAACGATCTAGGGAATAGCAAACAAATGCCCGAC
This region includes:
- the LOC127763066 gene encoding probable protein phosphatase 2C member 13, mitochondrial gives rise to the protein MVCLASLRRALPLLLRATTTTTPRFLLPRALSGGVGGGAAVDARALLRGHSGWRGLRVAARMMLDSSDSAAAAGQMQPQRRAAGAVACSAQDGGAAGYASGGWAREDGKLKCGYSSFRGKRATMEDFYDVKLTEIDGQAVSLFGVFDGHGGPRAAEYLKENLFENLLKHPEFLTDTKLAISETYQKTDTDFLESESNAFRDDGSTASTAVLVGGHLYVANVGDSRAVVSKAGKAMALSEDHKPNRSDERKRIENAGGVVIWAGTWRVGGVLAMSRAFGNRLLKPFVVAEPEIQEELVNEDLECLVLASDGLWDVVENEEAVSLAKTEDLPESVARKLTEIAYSRGSADNITCIVVQFHHDKTE
- the LOC127763067 gene encoding 40S ribosomal protein S15a-5-like, giving the protein MGRRILNDALRTMVNAERRGKATALLQPISGVMVSFLNIMKHRGYIKKFEVIDPHRVGKINVELHGRIKDCKALTYRQDIRAKEIEQYRVRMLPTRQWGYVVITTPNGVLDHEEAIKQNVGGQVLGYFH